In Gimesia chilikensis, the DNA window TCAGACATGTAGAAATACTGATATTTTTTGAATCCGCAGTTGTCATCCTGCAGAATTTACGTTTCTCAATATCAGGCCTGAATTTAGTTTCATTTGAGATATGGCCGCCCTGATTCATTTGCTCTTAACCGGTTCACGACGATGCCGGACTTTCAGCCACAGGACCAGACCATGATTCATCTGATCGCACAGGGGCCTCGCCCCGGCGAAAAAATTGAATGGCAGATTGCAGGAACTAGAAGAATGCGCCTGGGACGCAGTGCAGAAAATGATTGTGCGGTCCCCTGGGATTCCACCATTTCCCGCATGCACGCGGAATTTCAACAGTTTGATGACCGTTTTAAAATCCGCTGTTTTCCCAGCGTGATTAATCAGATCAGGTATGGAGATCAGTTTCACAGCGAGCTGATACTCCCGGTTGGCGATGTATTTCAAATCGGAGAAACCCGCTTTCAATATATAGAACGAACCTCTCAAAACGGTGTGCTGCAGATTCTGGATGATCTCGATACGGAATCTGGCATCCTGACAGAAGCCAGTCTGCGCGTGACGGACTTTCGTATCGAGACCGTCTCGAAAGCTGTCCCTCGCTTATGGCTCTCCAAAGATGAAGGGAATCTGGCTCAGCAGGCCAGTCTCCTGCTTAAAGAGGTGATGGCACACGCTGATGTTGTAGCGGTACTCCAGACAGATGGTCCCCGGAAATGGGGCGTAACACACTGGGAACAGCCTGTTCCCGGTTTTCGTCGTGTTTCGATCGTCAGATCTCTGGTACGAGATGCATTGAAAACAGGCGAAACAGCAATTGAAGTCGAAAAGAGCCGCAAAGGAGAACCGCTGGCTAACGGTCGCTGGGCCTTCTGCACACCAGTTAAAACAGAAGGAGATCATCAATGGTGTCTTTATATCTGCGGGCGATTTGGTGAGGAGTCTCCTTCGCAGGCTTATCTTGCTACGGAAGATCTGCAGGAAGATCTGAATCTGGTGGAACTGCTGGCACACATGCTTTCAGCAATCCGCAGAGTTCGACGGCTTGAAAATCGTTTTTCTGGCATCGAACAGTTTTTTTCTCCGGCAATTATCAAGGTCGTCTCCGAGGATGATGCTAGACACACATTAGAGCCAACGGAAACTGAGACAGCTGTTCTGTTCTGCGACCTGCGGCGTTTTTCACAAATGACTGAGCAGGCAGGCCAGAATCTGCACCAGTTTCTGGATCACCTGAAAAACGCCCTGGGGGTGATGACACAAAGCATTATTCACCAGCATGGTGTCATCGCAGATTTTCAGGGAGACAGTGCGCTCGGATTCTGGGGCTGGCCGCTGCCTCTTTCAAAAGGTTCGCTCCCTGCCTGCAAAGCAGCTCTGCGAATCCAGCAGATGTTTAAAATATCTAATAGTACGCCTCTCAACGAACTCAGTGGTTTTGAAGTCGGTATCGGCATCACTCGGGGTAATGCGATTGCCGGGAAAATCGGTACCCGGGAACAGGCGAAGGTAGGTGTCTTCGGCCCTGTGGTCAATCTGGCCGCCCGTCTGGAAAGTATGACAAAACAAATCGGCGTTCCCATTCTGATCGACGAACCGACTGCCATGGATATCCGGAATCTACTCCCTGAATCAGAGGGACGCTGTCGCCATATAGGTCTGTTTCGCCCTGCTGGTTTTGAGTCTCCCTTCTCGGTGTATGAGTTACTGCCCTCAGAAGGGAAAAGTACAATCTCGAATCAGAATATTCAGGATTTCGAAGCTGCTGTCTCTGCCTTCATTGAGGGAGACTGGGATAGTGCGCTGGAACTACTCGGACACCTCCCCCCGAAAGATCGAGCCAAAGACTTCCTACTGCTGCAGATCGCCACTCATAATTACCAGGCCCCCGACAACTGGGACGGCGTAATCTCCTTAATGAAATAGCAAATACACGATTTGATCCATTGCTGGCAGTCAATCAGACAACTGAGCAAACACACCTTAAGTCTTTCATATCAAGTCATTTAATTCACATAGCCTCACATCAGTGTCTATCAATATTTTTAATTGGACATGAAACTATTCATTTTAAGATTCAACCACTGTTCGGATTATTCCGATTATGACTATTAAGCCAACTGGGGGAACAGTACGTACCTTGGCTGATTCAGCTTCATTTTGAACAGAATCCCGACTCTGTCTGAAAGGCAGGAGAACAGGAATGGAATCCTCTCCTCAAACAAATCGAATCCGAGTCTATCGGAACCTGGGTCTCCTGATCCTGCTGTTCGCCGGACTGCTGCCTGTCATCTACGGCGAGTATCTCCAGGCGGAACAAAAGGGGATTGTCCGAATTGTTGCAACAGAGCCCGCTCCCCCCGCCGCGACACCTGCTCCACGCGATAAAGTGCTGAAACACGTGATCGATCAGGCACACGCCGAATGCTTTGAGGATGATCCTTTCCCGTCAGCGGAGAAATGCGGCAAATGCCATCCACAACATTACCGAGAATGGTCTGTCTCTCCACATGCTTATGCGCAGCTGAGCCCTGTCTTCAATGCGATGTCTAATAAGCTGATCAAGTTGAATAACGGAACTCTGGGCGACTTTTGTATTCGCTGTCATACTCCGGTGGGAATGGCACTTTCCGAACCAATCAACATGAGCAATATGGACCGCTCTCCCACGTCCCGTGAAGGAGTCACCTGCGTGGCGTGCCATCGGATCAACCAGGCCTGGGGTAAAGGAGCGGGACGTCAGGCGCTGGTAGCTGGCGATATTAATCAGGTTGTCTATGGACCTCTGGGGGGTGAAAATCTGGCCGCCGTTCTGGCAAATCCAGACAAATATGGAGTGCTCAAAACGAATAATGATCCAGAGATCCGCGGACGGGAAATTCACGCAGAAGCCCATCAGTTCTTTCAATTGATTACTCCTGGTTTCTGTGGAAGCTGCCATGATGTGTTCGCCCCTAACGGATTCCGTCTGGAAGATGCCTTCAGTGAATTCAAGCACTCCCCTTCCGCGAAAGTCTGTAAAGAAAACTGCCAGGACTGTCACATGGGGGCTGTCCCGGGGAAACCATTGGGTTACTCCTCATCCCCAGCGGCCGTAATTGGTAATGTCTCTACTCCGATCCGCAAACATACCAACCACATGATGATTGGCCCCGATTACCCGATCATCCACCGGGGTCTGTTCCCTCACAACCCTCGTGCAATTCGTGAAGAAAACGAACCGACGGCTGAAGACACGGGTCTGGCGACGATGCGGGAATGGCTCTGCTTCGATGATGCCGGCGGCTGGGGAACGCCCGAATTTGAAAAACATGTCACTGCAGCAGATTTCTTCCCACCTCCCTGGGATAATCAGATTCTGCGAATCAAGGCCCGTAAGATTCTAAATGAGCAGTATGACCTCCTTGGCGAGGCTGCGACCCAACGTCTTCAGGTTCTGCAGGCTGGATATGAACTCGGAGAGATACAGATCGATAAAGCCAAATGGTACGATCTGCGATTTTCGGTCCCCGTATCCAATATTACACTGGGCCATGGAGTCCCTACCGGCTTTGATGCGGAACGCGTCGTCTTTTTGAGAACTATGGTGTGGGACCAGAATGGCCAGCTCGTCTTCCAATCGGGTGACCTGGACCCCAACGGGGATATCAGGGATTCGCATTCTCTATATGTCCATAACGGCGAGGTCCCGCTGGACCGGCAGTTATTTACACTCCAGTCCCGCTTCATTACCCGGAATGTTCGAGGTGGTGAGCGGGAACAGGTGCTGAATGTGCCTTACTCACTGGATCCATTGCCTTATTTCCGCCCCGCGACGCGTCCCTTCACAGTGCTCGGGCGACCGATCGGTGCACGAAAACAAAAACAGAATATTCCCCCTCAAGCACACCGCCTGGCAAAGTACCAAGTGTCAAGGCGTCAATTAACAGGCCCTGGCAATTACACGATTCGCGTGCAGTTAATTGCCGGTATGGTCCCTGTGAACCTGGTACATGAAATCTCGGACGTTGGTTTTGATTATGGGATGTCGGCTCGCGATGTTGCAGATGGCGTCGTGGACGGTCACATGATCCTGTATGAAAAAGTGGAAACAGTCTGCATTCCCTGATTGCAATTCTTCCCATGCCAGTCAAATTACGAGAATTTCTGTTGCTGTCTTTCTGGAGCATCAGTCTGGTGCTCCCGGTACAGCTTGCCGCCCAACCTCCGGAGGCACCCGGGGTGGTCACACTTCCTCCGTCGCCTGAATATGCTGAAGAATTACAGGCTGCGGACGAGGAGGATGAGTTTGAATACATTGATCCTTACGCAGCGCGTGTTGAATACGATCCCAGTCTGGTTTACGATCACGATCCACTCCCCTGGAAGCTGGGAGAATTGTTCATGGACGCCCTCGCGTCCCCCGCAAAACCTCTGGCTTATTTTGGAGAATGGTTGCTTTGTGCAGAACATTACGCTCCTGAATCCCCACTGGAAGACCATGCCATCGGCCTGCAACCGATTCCTGATCGCCCCAATCTGCTGGTTGAAACCAATGAAAAGTTTCTGGATATCGGCTTTCTGAATCAGGGGATTGTAATTCCGACGGGAGCGGTCTGGAGACCCTCTTTCTGGGTCTTTGGTACTTACCGCACCGGGATCGATTATTTTAATAACCGAACGGGCACCAATGTCACAGAATGGGCCAACCGCCTCGACCTGTTTGGACAGTTGAATCTATCGGGAACCGAACGAATTCTGGTTGGACTGCGTTCACTGGACAAAGAGCTGACTGCATCACGTCTTTTCACGAGTTATGAATTTCGTGAGGGACAATGGCTGGACGGGTTAAATGCAGACATTCAAACCCTGTTCTTCGAAGGGGATTTTGGGGAAATTTTCCCGAACCTGGATCCCTACGACGTCCATCGATACGACATTGGCTTTTCGATTGGTCGTCAGCCTATGTCATTTCAACAGGGACTGCTGATCAATGAAGATATGGTCGATGCGGTCACTGTCACGCGCAACACAGTGAACGGGGGACGCATTCTTAACATGCGGATTACAGGCGTGTATGTAGAAAGCGATATCAACCGTAATAACAATGTCCGTGATCCGGATGCGCGGCTGTATGGTCTCTTTACGGAAACGGATACTAAATTCAGTACCATCAACGCTGACGTGGCCACTGTTTATTCCAGCAATCAGCAGTTCGGAAGCAACACCGCTTTCGGGATCAGCTCCATCCAGCGGCTGCACGGGTATCACAACACCTATAACACTTCCTTTCATGTACTGGCATCGTTTCCCCACGAAGGTGCAACCACCGCTTCTGGACAGGGGGAGTTGCTGTTCAGCCAGATCTCACTGACACCACATCACTCCAATGATCTGGTTTACTTCAATGCCTTTCTGGCAATAGACCAGTTTACATCCCCCGCGCGAGGGACACTGGCCGGGGGGCCGTTGGGACAGGTGGGAATTTTGTATGCCGCGTCAGGTCTCGGTCAATACGGAGCTGCTTTGAGTAACCAGGCGACGAATGCCGCGGGAGGAAGCCTGGGATACCAGTTGTTTTACGATAAAACCAGGCAGCAACTGATATTTGAAATCGGGGGGCGTAAGAACACGGAAGGTACCAACAATGGTGCGATTGCTGGTGGGATTCGTTATCAGAAAGCAATCGGACAGCACTGGATCATGCTGCTGGACAGCTTTGTTTCCAAGCAGGAATCCCGGGGCGTCGGTTCCGGGGCCCGAGTTGAATTTCTGGCAAAGTTCTAAATGTTATCCGTCAAACAGCTTGAATCATGCGTAAGAGATACCGATCGCCTCTCGTCTGCTCATTGCCCCAGGGGCCTGTGGAATTGTTGTAATCCCTCTCTTCGAACCTGAGACGCGACTTGTTGTTTCGGGAAGCATTCGACTAGAATCAGGCCTGAGATCAAACAGTTACTATTCGGGAGGACAGTTTTTTGTTGGAAGAGCAGGAAAACCCCCAGGAATTTCTGGAACGGCTGAAAGAAAATCCGGAGGGTGTTTTAGCGGACGAATATGACCGCTACCGCGATCGGTTATGGCGAATTGTCAATTTTCGTCTCGATCATCGTCTGCTCGGGCGTGTTGATGCGGATGATATCCTGCAGGAAGCCTACCTGGATGCTGCTACCCGGATTGAACATTATCTTAACGATCCGGCCACTACGTTTTTCATCTGGCTGCGGACCATCGTCGGTCAGACATTGATCGACGTTCATCGTCGGCATCTTGGTGCACAAAAGCGTGATGTCCGCCGTGAAGCGAAGCAGAAACGACGCGTCTTTTCCGCTTCGACCTCGTTTCAGATCGCAGATGTTCTTCTGGGAGATTTAACTTCCCCCAGTCAGGCAGCCCTCAAAGAAGAGCTGGCCCGACAGTTACATGAAGCCCTGGAAAGTATGAACGAAATCGACCGGGAGATTCTGGTCCTGAGACATTTTGAAGAACTATCCAACCTGGAGGCTTCCGAGGTACTCGAAATCGAACCCAAAACAGCCAGCATGAGATATTTCAGAGCATTAACCAGATTGCGCTCCATTCTGGTACAAATTCCCGGTATTATTGAATGACCAGACTATCTTTGTCTGCCTCATCGTAGACGGTAATCGACAGGACATTGGGCAATGCTATCCCCCGAATCAGATCGCTCGCTTAAGAACCTGACGCCTCCCGGACCAGCTGACCTGGAACAGCTGGCGGAAGAGTTTATTGCGCGGATCCGCCTGGGTGAGCAACCTTCCGTGGAGGACTACCGTCAGCGATACCCCGAACTCTCTGCTGAAATTGAAGAGTTCTTTCCCGCGATCGCAGCACTGGAGGGCGGTAAATATGCAGAGCCCGCTCCCAGCAAAGTCTCGTTGGGCGCTTCGGTTCCTGAGCAACTGGGGGATTTTCAAATTGTCCGGGAAATCGGTCGTGGTGGCATGGGCGTTGTCTATGAGGCTATCCAGCAATCATTGAATCGACGGGTTGCCTTAAAATTACTCCCGCGACATCTGCTACTGGATGTAAAACAACTTAAACGCTTTCAACGTGAAGCCGAATTGACAGCTTCTCTGCACCATACCAACATTGTTCCCGTCTATGGTGTCGGTGAAAATGGCGGCTTTCATTATTATGTCATGCAGCTGATCGAAGGTATCGGACTGGATGAACTGACTCAGAAAATTGTCGCCACCGCTGCCAGTACAGGTCTCAAAACGAACAAGTCTCCAGGTGCGACGATCTCCCTTAGTGGCGAGGAAACGGTCATCTGTTCTTCCAGCGACAGCGGTTCGACCGACTTCACACTTAAAACGGAAAACAAAGTCGCAGACCAGGAATTCGAACAATATGTTGACTCTCCCTACAAAATCGCTGCTCTGGGAATTCAGGCTGCAAACGCACTGCAATATGCACATGACCGTGGAATCCTGCACCGGGATATTAAGCCCGGTAATCTGCTTCTGGACCATGACGGCCTGCTCTGTATCACAGACTTCGGTCTGGCGCGGGTCGCAGAACAGAATGATCTGAGTAAATCCACAGACATCGCCGGCACACTGGGCTATATGGCCCCCGAAATGTTTCGTGGAGACACCTGCCGCCAGAGTGATATTTATGGACTGGGAATCACACTTTATGAACTGCTGACCCGGCGATTTGCGATTGAACGCACCAGTCGCCATGAGATGATCGAAAAGATCACGCAAGGCTCAATCACTTCCCTGCGCCGTATCGATCCGAGCATCCCCCGCGATCTGGAAACGATTATCCTCAAAGCCATCGCTCCCGATACAAAACATCGTTATCAGAGAGCGAGTGAGCTGGCAGAGGATCTTAATCTCTTCCTGGAAAACCGTCCCATTCGCGCCAGACGAGTCCATCTGCTGGAACACCTCTGGCGCTGGAGCTGCCGGAATCCAGCTATCGCCAGTCTCTCGGGAATCGCATTCAGTTTACTGCTCCTGCTGGGTGTGACCCTGGCGATCGGATTTGAACGGGAACGACGCGAAAGAAAAAAAGCAGAAGCTTCAGCGCAACTGGCCACGGCCACCCTCGACCGTGTCTTCGACCGCTTTGTACCGAGTCGGATTCATTCCTCGGAAACAACCAGTACTCCGGCTGATTACTCTGAACCAGTGCTCTCCCGTGAATCCGCAGATCTTCTCGCGGGTATGATTCCATTTTATGAAGAGCTGGCAAAGTCGACTGGATCGCAACAGGAATTTCGACTCAAAGCAGCCAACGCGCAGCATAAAGTCGGCGATATCCATCGGCGGCTGGGAGATTTTCAGGCTGCTCTGGCTGCCTACCAGAAATCACTGGAACTATACCAACAGGATTTTAGTGAAGCGAAAACGTTGACGATCGCGACTCTGTATAACGAAATTGGTCGAATCCACAGCCATCTGGACCAGCTTCCCGAATCCAAAACGTCTCATGAAACTGCTCGCAAATTGCTGGAGACAGCGATCGCACAAAACCAGGATCAGTCAGATCTGCGTTTTGAACTGGCGCGTACGTACTTTTTAAATGCCCGCCAATACCGTCCCGAGGCAATCCAAAGTGGTGACTATCGGAGTCCCAAGCGTCGTCTCAATCCGGATCAGAACCCGAACGCAGCTCAATTGCAGCAGGCCATCGACATTCTGGAACAGTTGATTGCCTCAGACCAGACCCGACCAGAATATCGCTATTTGCTGGCACTCTGTCTCCAGGAACAGATTCCAGACCAGATTCCTCAATCAGAATCGGACAGTCTCAAGCAGGCACGCGTATACAGCATTCTGGAAAAACTGGTTAAAGAGCACCCCAACATCTCCGACTATCGGCATGCCCTGGTGAAATCTTATGAACGAATCGAACTTCGCAATGCCCGTGCGAGTGATATCAGCGAAACAGTAATTACACGCTTAAAGAACGCCATTCAACATGCGACTCAACTGGTCACTGATTCTCCGACCATTCCCGAATACAAAATCTCGCTGATTCATTCGCACAATAAACTGGCACATGCGATGGATATTCTCACCAGAAATCATTCACCGGAAATTGATACTCGTCAGTCTCATGATACGGCAGAGCTGTCTCTGCGAACGGCACTGCGATTACAAAAAGAACTGGCGGAACAGTTTCCTGAATCAGCAGAGCACAATCAGTGGCTGGCTAAATTTGAGCTCGAACTGGCGATGATCGTCGGCAAGAAAGGCAACACCGAGGAAGCAATTACGCTTTATAAGCATGCACTCCAGATTCTGGAACCCGCCTGGAAAAAACAGCCTGGTCCTCCCAAACAACTGGCTGGAATCATCGACGCCTCTGAGGAACTGGCACTGCTCTACCATCAGACCGGCTCTGATGTCGACAGTTGGCTGATGTGGAATAAGTTCGATGAATATGAGAAAGAATTCGAGCAGCAGTTTCCCGAATTGAATCTGGATAATTTTCGAGAGAATCATCCAGAGCCGAATCGTGGCGGCCCTGGACCAGGCAGACCCGGTCACGGTCCACCTCATGAACGTCGCCCTCCCCGGGCGGGTGGCCCCGGTCAAAACAATGGCCGACGTCCGCCTCGTTAGAACTTTCCTAACCTGACGAATCTTTTGACTTACCCCAGAAGCGGGACCATTTCCCCCACATAGTGGACCGTCGACTCAAGCGACGCCGCACACTTTTCCCGTTGAGAAAACATACCAGATCAATGCTTAACTCGTCTGCTGACTGATACCGCTGGGCAACAGGGGAGATGCAGTTCAAGATGATGTTTTCAAAATCCGTTGGAATATCTTTATCCAGTTCACAGGGTCTTGCGGGTTCCGAATGCATGATGAGTTCAATCAACTCACTGCTGCTTCGGGCAGTAAAAGCCGGGATACCTGTCACTAATTCATAAACAGTCATTCCCAGAGAATACAAATCACTCTGCTCGTTGACTACGCCATTTAAGCGATCAGGAGACTGATTGCGTAAGGTCAGAGTCTGCTGTTGTTTCAATGCCCCTTCTGCAAACTGAGGGAGGGCGAACCCGGTCAACCAACAGTCCCAGTCCGCATTCACCAGAACATTCTCCGGGCGAAAATCATTGTGCAACACTCCATGACTGTGAGCGTAGCGTAATGCATTAGATAACTGAAGTGCGATCAACGCCGACACCCGCCAGCGATCACTCTCTAATGCATGTGTCACAGCCTGAATCTGTCGCATGTTTTGCTGTGATTCATCCCGGTCCCCCACTAAAGACGAAGCAGAACCAGAAAGACAGGCGATTACCTGATTGAGACCAATTCCCTGTACCTGCTGCAGCACAGCGTACGAATACCCCTGGTCTTCTCCAGTACTGTAGATGGAGATAATGTTTTTGTGCTGCAAGCGAAATGTCAGATGGGCTTCCCGTTTGAACCGGTCCCGCCAGCGCGGCGTCAATTCCGATTTCCAGGGCATCAACTTCACAGCCACCGGTCGTCGTTGTGCTCCCTGCACTGCCTCGAAAAACAGGGCGGTGCGACTGCGACTCATCTCGCGAATCAACTTGCAGTTTCCCAGTTGCTTCAGCTTCAGACAATCAGCTGACTGCTGTTTAAGACAGTCGATTTCCTGATTCCCCTTCCATTCTTCCATCGCAATCAGAACAGGAAAACTCTCCCGGATTTCTGTAGCATATTCTGGATAGCTATCGGCATAGTCATCGATGGAGGGATTCAGCCAGCGACGATATTCATCCACAAATTGAGTCGCCAGTTCCTCAAGCGTACAGTATCCCGAGTCAGTCCCAGCAGTGCCGATTCTTTGCGTTAATAGCTCAGTATTCATGATGAACCTTCACGAGCGTCCGGAGTTGCTTTTTAGCCTCGATTCAAATCGGCCCATGATACGGGGATTCAAAGAATGAGACTGTGGGGCACAGATTCAACCATAGCTAAGACATTGAAATGGCTTATCTGCTTTCTGGCAGGTCACTTATGACATACAAGTGAGGGAGGGAACAAGATCATAAGTGGGCCCGTAGAGGTTATAACGCTCTGAGAGGAAGCAGAACTACTGAAAAACAGAGATTTCTCACAGCCTCGTCGTTCGCCCGTACCAGCGGGGGAAAACCTATTCCAGTTCCAGCTCCTGATAGCGGGCGTCTTTTCCCAGAACAGTCCCCCAGACCCGATCTGAAGCCTGATGACGCGAGGGACCAAAATTGATGATCGGCCCAATACCCAGATCCAGGTGCTTGATCTCCTCCAGGGCGTCAATCAGATTCTCCGTCGTGACCGCCTTCCCTGACGCCTGAAGTTTTTTCAGACCTTCAACCAGACATTCAGCGGCCAGATACCCCTCCAGAGATACGAATCCTGGTTTGGAAAGCGGGTAATACTTTTTCAGAGAATCGCGATAGCGTAAGACCCCGGTTGCGCTCGAAAGATAATAGGGTACAACCTGAGTGACGATTACGCCCTCTGCGTATTTAGCCCCCATTTCTTTGAACTGCTGGGCCAGCAGTTCACTTCCGACGAATGAGACAGCTGCAGTCTGAATCTTCAGCTTTCGATCTTTGATCTGCTGAACCATCAGTGCGGCTGGCTTGAATGTCGCAACCATAATCAGGGCCTCAACCCGGTTCTGATTC includes these proteins:
- a CDS encoding multiheme c-type cytochrome, producing MESSPQTNRIRVYRNLGLLILLFAGLLPVIYGEYLQAEQKGIVRIVATEPAPPAATPAPRDKVLKHVIDQAHAECFEDDPFPSAEKCGKCHPQHYREWSVSPHAYAQLSPVFNAMSNKLIKLNNGTLGDFCIRCHTPVGMALSEPINMSNMDRSPTSREGVTCVACHRINQAWGKGAGRQALVAGDINQVVYGPLGGENLAAVLANPDKYGVLKTNNDPEIRGREIHAEAHQFFQLITPGFCGSCHDVFAPNGFRLEDAFSEFKHSPSAKVCKENCQDCHMGAVPGKPLGYSSSPAAVIGNVSTPIRKHTNHMMIGPDYPIIHRGLFPHNPRAIREENEPTAEDTGLATMREWLCFDDAGGWGTPEFEKHVTAADFFPPPWDNQILRIKARKILNEQYDLLGEAATQRLQVLQAGYELGEIQIDKAKWYDLRFSVPVSNITLGHGVPTGFDAERVVFLRTMVWDQNGQLVFQSGDLDPNGDIRDSHSLYVHNGEVPLDRQLFTLQSRFITRNVRGGEREQVLNVPYSLDPLPYFRPATRPFTVLGRPIGARKQKQNIPPQAHRLAKYQVSRRQLTGPGNYTIRVQLIAGMVPVNLVHEISDVGFDYGMSARDVADGVVDGHMILYEKVETVCIP
- a CDS encoding serine/threonine protein kinase, with product MNTELLTQRIGTAGTDSGYCTLEELATQFVDEYRRWLNPSIDDYADSYPEYATEIRESFPVLIAMEEWKGNQEIDCLKQQSADCLKLKQLGNCKLIREMSRSRTALFFEAVQGAQRRPVAVKLMPWKSELTPRWRDRFKREAHLTFRLQHKNIISIYSTGEDQGYSYAVLQQVQGIGLNQVIACLSGSASSLVGDRDESQQNMRQIQAVTHALESDRWRVSALIALQLSNALRYAHSHGVLHNDFRPENVLVNADWDCWLTGFALPQFAEGALKQQQTLTLRNQSPDRLNGVVNEQSDLYSLGMTVYELVTGIPAFTARSSSELIELIMHSEPARPCELDKDIPTDFENIILNCISPVAQRYQSADELSIDLVCFLNGKSVRRRLSRRSTMWGKWSRFWGKSKDSSG
- a CDS encoding serine/threonine-protein kinase yields the protein MLSPESDRSLKNLTPPGPADLEQLAEEFIARIRLGEQPSVEDYRQRYPELSAEIEEFFPAIAALEGGKYAEPAPSKVSLGASVPEQLGDFQIVREIGRGGMGVVYEAIQQSLNRRVALKLLPRHLLLDVKQLKRFQREAELTASLHHTNIVPVYGVGENGGFHYYVMQLIEGIGLDELTQKIVATAASTGLKTNKSPGATISLSGEETVICSSSDSGSTDFTLKTENKVADQEFEQYVDSPYKIAALGIQAANALQYAHDRGILHRDIKPGNLLLDHDGLLCITDFGLARVAEQNDLSKSTDIAGTLGYMAPEMFRGDTCRQSDIYGLGITLYELLTRRFAIERTSRHEMIEKITQGSITSLRRIDPSIPRDLETIILKAIAPDTKHRYQRASELAEDLNLFLENRPIRARRVHLLEHLWRWSCRNPAIASLSGIAFSLLLLLGVTLAIGFERERRERKKAEASAQLATATLDRVFDRFVPSRIHSSETTSTPADYSEPVLSRESADLLAGMIPFYEELAKSTGSQQEFRLKAANAQHKVGDIHRRLGDFQAALAAYQKSLELYQQDFSEAKTLTIATLYNEIGRIHSHLDQLPESKTSHETARKLLETAIAQNQDQSDLRFELARTYFLNARQYRPEAIQSGDYRSPKRRLNPDQNPNAAQLQQAIDILEQLIASDQTRPEYRYLLALCLQEQIPDQIPQSESDSLKQARVYSILEKLVKEHPNISDYRHALVKSYERIELRNARASDISETVITRLKNAIQHATQLVTDSPTIPEYKISLIHSHNKLAHAMDILTRNHSPEIDTRQSHDTAELSLRTALRLQKELAEQFPESAEHNQWLAKFELELAMIVGKKGNTEEAITLYKHALQILEPAWKKQPGPPKQLAGIIDASEELALLYHQTGSDVDSWLMWNKFDEYEKEFEQQFPELNLDNFRENHPEPNRGGPGPGRPGHGPPHERRPPRAGGPGQNNGRRPPR
- a CDS encoding sigma-70 family RNA polymerase sigma factor — encoded protein: MLEEQENPQEFLERLKENPEGVLADEYDRYRDRLWRIVNFRLDHRLLGRVDADDILQEAYLDAATRIEHYLNDPATTFFIWLRTIVGQTLIDVHRRHLGAQKRDVRREAKQKRRVFSASTSFQIADVLLGDLTSPSQAALKEELARQLHEALESMNEIDREILVLRHFEELSNLEASEVLEIEPKTASMRYFRALTRLRSILVQIPGIIE
- a CDS encoding adenylate/guanylate cyclase domain-containing protein, which translates into the protein MIHLIAQGPRPGEKIEWQIAGTRRMRLGRSAENDCAVPWDSTISRMHAEFQQFDDRFKIRCFPSVINQIRYGDQFHSELILPVGDVFQIGETRFQYIERTSQNGVLQILDDLDTESGILTEASLRVTDFRIETVSKAVPRLWLSKDEGNLAQQASLLLKEVMAHADVVAVLQTDGPRKWGVTHWEQPVPGFRRVSIVRSLVRDALKTGETAIEVEKSRKGEPLANGRWAFCTPVKTEGDHQWCLYICGRFGEESPSQAYLATEDLQEDLNLVELLAHMLSAIRRVRRLENRFSGIEQFFSPAIIKVVSEDDARHTLEPTETETAVLFCDLRRFSQMTEQAGQNLHQFLDHLKNALGVMTQSIIHQHGVIADFQGDSALGFWGWPLPLSKGSLPACKAALRIQQMFKISNSTPLNELSGFEVGIGITRGNAIAGKIGTREQAKVGVFGPVVNLAARLESMTKQIGVPILIDEPTAMDIRNLLPESEGRCRHIGLFRPAGFESPFSVYELLPSEGKSTISNQNIQDFEAAVSAFIEGDWDSALELLGHLPPKDRAKDFLLLQIATHNYQAPDNWDGVISLMK